From the Paludibacterium paludis genome, one window contains:
- a CDS encoding M3 family metallopeptidase, which produces MQGAREFFHQLNRDYLAVHKAKEDLFWDTYMAISDDHAGFARAEQEYKAFISDPDRLAATRRHLAELDARASAGEHDDLRRGLNGWLQLFECNIIDSDEAREHLARLIDMEAGLFARRRDLALTHVTAEGHEEPATLGILSTNLGTNPSESSRKSSHEALLGLEDWVLANGFLDIVRQRNRLARSLGYRDYFDYKVRKNERLSTEDLFAILDDFEVRTRDANRRALDDLACGKGSDALLPHNFRYMTSGDIRRQSDPYLPFGKALTRWVESFRRMGITYRGARMQLDLLERPGKYQNGFCHGPIPSYFDENGNWVAAQVNFTSEAKPDQVGSGSRAINTLFHEGGHAAHFANVTGNAPCFSQEFPPTSMAYAETQSMFCDSVLEDADWLKRYARDARGEAMPDELIRARIEANQPFAAFNERSILVVPYFERDLYQLSDEALTPERVKQLARDAEQRILGLPVSPRPLLAIPHLLNQESAASYHGYLLANMAVYQTRAWFLRTYGHITDNPEVGPALARHYWAPGNSVSHNDTLISLTGEGFSARYLADSCTRTVEAAWNDARRAIADAASRAYPDTAPATLDADIRIVHGSERIADNHDGDEAMCRNFERWIADRYPGMVH; this is translated from the coding sequence ATGCAAGGCGCTCGCGAGTTTTTTCATCAGCTGAACCGGGATTACCTGGCTGTTCACAAGGCCAAGGAGGATCTGTTCTGGGATACGTACATGGCCATCAGCGACGACCATGCCGGTTTCGCCCGGGCAGAGCAGGAGTACAAGGCCTTCATTTCCGACCCGGACAGACTTGCCGCCACGCGCCGCCACCTTGCCGAACTCGACGCGCGCGCCTCCGCCGGGGAGCACGATGACCTTCGGCGCGGGCTGAACGGCTGGCTGCAACTGTTCGAATGCAACATCATCGACAGCGACGAAGCGAGGGAGCACCTGGCCAGGCTGATCGACATGGAGGCCGGGCTGTTCGCCCGCCGCCGGGATCTGGCGCTCACGCACGTGACGGCCGAAGGACACGAGGAGCCGGCCACGCTGGGTATCCTGTCCACCAATCTTGGCACGAACCCGTCCGAATCCTCGCGCAAAAGCTCGCATGAGGCCTTGCTTGGACTTGAGGACTGGGTGCTGGCCAACGGTTTTCTCGACATCGTGCGCCAGCGCAACCGCCTGGCTCGAAGCCTGGGCTACCGCGACTACTTCGACTACAAGGTGCGCAAGAACGAGCGCCTGTCGACAGAAGACCTGTTCGCGATCCTTGACGATTTCGAAGTCCGCACCCGGGACGCCAATCGCCGGGCGCTGGACGACCTGGCTTGCGGCAAGGGAAGCGATGCGCTGCTGCCGCACAATTTCCGCTACATGACATCCGGCGACATCCGGCGCCAGAGCGACCCTTACCTGCCGTTCGGCAAGGCGCTCACGCGCTGGGTGGAAAGTTTCCGGCGCATGGGAATCACCTACCGGGGCGCCCGGATGCAGCTCGATCTGCTCGAGCGCCCGGGCAAATACCAGAACGGATTCTGCCACGGCCCGATTCCGTCCTATTTCGACGAAAACGGCAATTGGGTCGCCGCGCAGGTCAACTTCACCTCGGAGGCCAAGCCCGATCAGGTCGGCAGCGGCAGCCGCGCGATCAATACCCTGTTCCATGAAGGCGGACACGCCGCGCACTTCGCCAACGTCACCGGCAACGCCCCGTGCTTTTCCCAGGAGTTTCCGCCAACCTCGATGGCCTACGCGGAAACCCAGTCCATGTTCTGCGACAGCGTGCTGGAGGACGCCGACTGGCTCAAACGCTACGCGCGCGATGCCCGGGGAGAAGCGATGCCCGACGAGCTCATCCGCGCGCGCATCGAAGCCAACCAGCCGTTCGCCGCCTTCAACGAGCGCTCGATCCTGGTGGTGCCCTACTTCGAGCGGGATCTCTATCAGTTGTCCGACGAGGCGCTGACCCCGGAACGCGTAAAGCAACTGGCACGGGACGCCGAACAGCGCATCCTCGGACTGCCCGTTTCACCGCGTCCGCTGCTGGCGATCCCCCATCTTCTCAACCAGGAGTCGGCGGCGTCCTACCACGGCTATCTGCTGGCCAACATGGCCGTTTACCAAACGCGCGCCTGGTTCCTGCGCACCTACGGCCATATCACCGACAACCCGGAAGTCGGTCCCGCGCTGGCGCGCCATTACTGGGCGCCGGGCAACAGTGTCAGCCATAACGATACGCTGATCAGCCTCACCGGCGAAGGCTTCTCGGCCCGTTACCTCGCCGACAGTTGCACCCGTACCGTGGAGGCGGCCTGGAACGATGCCCGCCGGGCGATCGCCGACGCGGCAAGCCGCGCCTATCCGGATACGGCGCCGGCAACACTGGATGCCGATATCCGCATCGTTCACGGTAGCGAGCGGATCGCGGACAACCACGACGGAGACGAGGCCATGTGCCGCAATTTCGAGCGCTGGATCGCCGACCGCTACCCGGGTATGGTGCATTAG
- a CDS encoding multifunctional CCA tRNA nucleotidyl transferase/2'3'-cyclic phosphodiesterase/2'nucleotidase/phosphatase yields the protein MTAKFYAVGGAVRDRLLGLPVKDRDWVVVGATPDDMLAMGFRPVGKDFPVFLHPRTHEEYALARTERKTAPGYHGFVFHTDPSVTLEEDLARRDLTINAMAEDQDGTIIDPYGGQDDLSRRLLRHVGAAFAEDPVRILRLARFAARFDFTVADETAELMRDMVRSGEVDALVAERVWQEMSRALMESRPSRFFRILDGIGALARVAPELAASLGDPDDDAHPLRRLDAAAAENPALEIRFALLAHRLPQPGLDALCARLRVPGECRDLAHLLIARQREIAGADGLAPDAMLALFKATDALRRPERFGALLSACALAAPGGLAGPVARLNTSLAAARGIDAGAVARATQPAALIPARVDAARVAAMAASLDRQ from the coding sequence ATGACCGCGAAATTCTATGCCGTCGGCGGCGCCGTGCGCGACCGCCTGCTCGGACTGCCGGTCAAGGATCGCGACTGGGTCGTGGTGGGCGCCACCCCCGACGACATGCTGGCGATGGGATTCCGTCCGGTGGGCAAGGATTTTCCGGTATTTCTCCATCCGCGCACCCATGAGGAATACGCGCTGGCCCGCACCGAACGCAAAACCGCCCCGGGCTATCATGGCTTCGTGTTCCACACGGATCCCTCCGTCACGCTGGAAGAGGATCTGGCCCGGCGCGATCTGACCATCAACGCCATGGCCGAAGACCAGGACGGGACGATCATCGATCCGTACGGCGGACAGGACGATCTGTCCCGGCGCCTGCTGCGCCATGTCGGCGCGGCGTTCGCCGAGGATCCCGTGCGCATTTTGCGTCTGGCGCGCTTTGCCGCGCGCTTCGATTTCACCGTGGCGGACGAGACGGCGGAGCTGATGCGCGACATGGTGCGCAGCGGCGAAGTCGACGCGCTGGTCGCCGAGCGCGTCTGGCAGGAGATGTCCCGCGCCCTGATGGAGTCGCGGCCTTCGCGTTTTTTCCGGATCCTGGATGGAATCGGTGCCCTCGCGCGGGTCGCGCCCGAACTGGCCGCGTCGCTGGGCGATCCCGACGACGATGCCCACCCCTTGCGCCGGCTGGACGCAGCCGCTGCAGAAAATCCCGCGCTGGAGATCCGCTTCGCCCTCCTCGCGCACCGGCTGCCGCAACCAGGGCTTGACGCCTTGTGCGCGCGCTTGCGCGTCCCCGGCGAGTGTCGAGACCTGGCGCATCTGCTGATCGCCCGGCAGCGCGAGATCGCCGGCGCCGACGGTCTGGCGCCGGACGCCATGCTGGCTCTTTTCAAGGCCACCGATGCCTTGCGCCGTCCTGAACGGTTCGGAGCGCTGCTGTCCGCCTGCGCCCTGGCCGCTCCCGGGGGGCTGGCCGGACCGGTCGCGCGGCTAAACACCTCGCTGGCGGCCGCGCGCGGCATCGATGCGGGGGCCGTTGCCCGTGCCACGCAACCCGCCGCCCTGATTCCGGCGCGTGTCGATGCGGCACGCGTCGCCGCCATGGCCGCCTCGCTTGACCGTCAATGA
- a CDS encoding complex I NDUFA9 subunit family protein encodes MTHQRIAIIGGTGFIGGRIAARLAARGVRVTLLSRHPARCPAALSLLPLVDLVSGEMGDPARLGSVLAGHDAVISMAGILHGSVKTFDHVHHRLVATIVAACQERGIRRLIHIGALGAAPDAPSHYLRSKAAGEAQVTGSGLDWTVLRPSVVFGRGDRFLNLFADLARTLPVLPLAGAGTRFQPVWVDDVARAAEQVIDNRRSVGVTLDLVGPREYTLAELVAYVGDLTGHPRPILPLPAGLAMLQAAVMECLPGVPLMSRDNVRSLAVDNISRQGFPAELLGFAPRAVESVAPDYLGTREVNQRRARWRTRAGRAQ; translated from the coding sequence ATGACACACCAACGTATCGCGATCATTGGCGGCACGGGCTTCATCGGCGGCCGTATCGCCGCGCGTCTCGCCGCGCGGGGGGTGCGCGTCACCCTGCTGTCGCGCCATCCGGCGCGCTGTCCCGCGGCCCTCTCGCTGCTGCCGCTGGTCGACCTCGTCAGTGGCGAGATGGGCGATCCTGCCCGGCTCGGCTCGGTGCTCGCCGGACACGATGCCGTGATCAGCATGGCCGGCATACTGCACGGCAGCGTGAAAACCTTCGATCACGTCCACCACCGGCTTGTGGCCACGATTGTCGCGGCCTGCCAGGAGCGGGGCATCCGCCGCCTGATCCACATCGGCGCGCTGGGCGCCGCGCCGGACGCGCCAAGCCACTACCTGCGCAGCAAGGCGGCGGGCGAAGCGCAGGTGACCGGCAGCGGACTGGACTGGACGGTGCTGCGGCCATCGGTGGTCTTCGGCCGGGGCGACCGGTTCCTGAACCTGTTCGCCGACCTGGCGCGCACCCTGCCCGTGCTCCCGCTGGCCGGCGCCGGAACCCGTTTTCAGCCGGTATGGGTCGACGATGTGGCCCGCGCCGCCGAACAGGTCATCGACAACCGGCGAAGCGTCGGCGTCACGCTCGATCTGGTCGGTCCGAGGGAATACACCCTTGCCGAACTCGTCGCGTATGTCGGCGACCTCACCGGACATCCGCGCCCCATCCTGCCGCTCCCGGCCGGCCTGGCCATGCTGCAGGCCGCCGTGATGGAGTGCCTGCCCGGCGTGCCGCTGATGAGCCGCGACAATGTCCGCTCGCTGGCGGTCGACAATATCAGCCGGCAGGGGTTTCCCGCCGAACTGCTGGGCTTCGCCCCCCGAGCCGTCGAATCGGTGGCTCCGGACTACCTGGGGACCCGGGAAGTCAACCAGCGGCGCGCCCGCTGGCGAACCCGGGCGGGACGAGCGCAATGA
- a CDS encoding lytic transglycosylase domain-containing protein encodes MNNPSRLCLALLPFFAPAAAFAGFDGDLLTARDAARANDIPRLENIANTAPRDNPLSLYPAYWLTQKALEVQDDAQITRFLSVAREGVLAERIRRDWLKQLGKREDWTRFAEEWPKLAEEGRDEEAQCYGDVLAMRQGAAPANLNRFLEPRPLGDGCNRLLALALEKGAVTRDWALRRMRLLLSGNYVTQARQLAALADLPLDTGSLGAPLKASPGTPAGQETLLYGIVQKGRDDVNGAAQILSGRQDELTPAQRGFAWGQLALFAARKLNTAQASEWFARADKSQLTRDQWEWWARAELRQDRQEALQTVIRAMPEDIAARPAWQYWLGRSLKRDGKATEANALFARVSAGHHYYGLLALDELGNAASEQGDTARPSEADINRMSKDPSVRRSLALFALAQDRNRADFRGDAQVEWRYAMRNRTDMELLAAADMARKIGFFDMAIYSAERTRKEHDYSLRYLTPYRDITQRFARQLGLDDAWIYGLIRQESRFITIARSGVGASGLMQLMPATARWAARKMGLGDKIAINDIETNIQIGTWYMKYVMDNLSGSAVMATAAYNAGPGRARNWQDVRPLEGAVYAETIPFNETRDYVQKVMANASWYSTGMGREKLSLKTRLGTIPAR; translated from the coding sequence ATGAACAATCCTTCACGGCTCTGCCTGGCCCTGCTGCCCTTTTTTGCGCCCGCCGCGGCCTTCGCCGGTTTCGACGGCGACCTGCTGACGGCGCGCGACGCGGCGCGCGCCAACGACATCCCCCGCCTGGAAAACATCGCCAACACGGCGCCGCGCGACAACCCGCTCTCCCTGTACCCCGCTTACTGGCTCACCCAGAAGGCGCTGGAAGTCCAGGACGACGCGCAGATCACGCGATTTCTGTCCGTGGCCCGCGAGGGTGTTCTCGCCGAGCGCATCCGCCGCGACTGGCTCAAGCAGCTGGGCAAGCGGGAAGACTGGACGCGCTTCGCCGAAGAATGGCCCAAACTCGCCGAAGAAGGCCGCGACGAAGAGGCCCAGTGTTACGGCGATGTGCTGGCGATGCGCCAGGGCGCGGCGCCCGCGAACCTCAACCGCTTTCTCGAACCGCGGCCGCTGGGCGACGGCTGCAACCGTCTCCTGGCGCTCGCCCTGGAAAAGGGCGCGGTCACGCGCGACTGGGCGCTGCGGCGCATGCGGCTGCTGCTGTCCGGCAATTACGTCACCCAGGCGCGGCAGCTTGCCGCCCTCGCCGACCTGCCGCTCGACACCGGTTCGCTTGGCGCCCCGTTGAAAGCGTCACCCGGCACGCCGGCCGGGCAGGAAACCCTGCTTTACGGCATCGTTCAAAAGGGCCGTGACGATGTGAATGGCGCTGCGCAGATTCTGAGCGGCCGCCAGGACGAACTGACCCCGGCGCAACGCGGTTTCGCCTGGGGGCAACTGGCCCTGTTCGCCGCCCGCAAACTGAATACCGCGCAGGCCTCCGAATGGTTCGCCCGCGCGGACAAATCCCAGTTGACACGCGACCAGTGGGAATGGTGGGCGCGCGCCGAATTGCGCCAGGACCGGCAGGAGGCCTTGCAGACCGTCATCCGGGCGATGCCTGAGGATATCGCGGCCCGTCCCGCCTGGCAGTACTGGCTGGGCCGCAGCCTCAAGCGCGACGGCAAGGCGACCGAAGCGAATGCGCTGTTCGCCCGGGTCAGCGCCGGCCACCACTACTACGGACTGCTGGCACTAGACGAACTGGGCAACGCGGCCTCCGAACAGGGCGATACGGCGCGGCCCTCCGAAGCGGACATCAACCGCATGAGCAAGGATCCGTCGGTGCGCCGCTCCCTCGCGCTGTTCGCACTGGCGCAAGACCGCAATCGCGCCGATTTTCGTGGCGATGCGCAGGTGGAATGGCGCTACGCGATGCGCAACCGCACGGACATGGAGTTGCTCGCCGCCGCGGACATGGCGCGCAAGATCGGTTTTTTCGACATGGCGATCTACAGCGCTGAACGCACCCGCAAGGAGCATGATTATTCACTGCGCTACCTGACGCCCTATCGCGACATCACCCAGCGCTTCGCCCGCCAGCTCGGTCTCGACGACGCCTGGATCTACGGGCTGATCCGCCAGGAGAGCCGTTTCATCACCATCGCCCGCTCCGGCGTCGGCGCCAGCGGTCTGATGCAGCTGATGCCGGCCACCGCCCGCTGGGCCGCGCGCAAGATGGGATTGGGCGACAAGATCGCCATCAACGATATCGAGACCAACATCCAGATCGGCACCTGGTACATGAAGTACGTGATGGACAATCTGTCCGGCAGCGCGGTGATGGCCACCGCCGCCTACAATGCGGGTCCGGGCCGGGCCCGCAACTGGCAGGATGTCCGACCGCTGGAAGGCGCGGTGTACGCGGAAACCATTCCGTTCAACGAAACGCGCGACTATGTACAGAAAGTGATGGCCAATGCCTCTTGGTACTCAACAGGCATGGGCCGTGAAAAGCTGTCCCTGAAAACCCGCCTGGGTACCATTCCGGCACGCTAA
- a CDS encoding SMU1112c/YaeR family gloxylase I-like metalloprotein has translation MLKGIHHVAIIVTDMERSLDFYHRALGLPVLADTWRAERSSRKTDLSLPDGGQLELFTFPGSPTRPSRPEANGLRHLAFAVDCADTVRRALMARGVACEPIRLDTLTGRRFFFCSDPDDLPLEFYES, from the coding sequence TTGCTCAAAGGTATCCATCACGTCGCCATCATCGTCACCGACATGGAACGATCCCTGGACTTTTACCACCGCGCGCTGGGTCTGCCGGTGCTGGCCGACACGTGGCGCGCGGAACGCTCCTCCCGGAAAACCGATCTGTCCCTGCCCGATGGCGGTCAGCTGGAACTGTTTACCTTTCCCGGATCCCCCACCCGGCCCTCCCGGCCCGAAGCCAATGGCTTGCGGCACTTGGCCTTCGCCGTCGACTGCGCCGACACGGTTCGCCGCGCGCTGATGGCGAGGGGCGTCGCCTGCGAACCGATCCGGCTTGATACTTTGACCGGACGCCGCTTCTTTTTTTGCAGCGATCCGGATGATCTACCCCTGGAATTCTACGAAAGCTGA
- a CDS encoding dihydrolipoyl dehydrogenase, translating into MGARRVDVAVIGAGTAGLAAYRAAVARGASAVIIEGGEYGTTCARVGCMPSKLLIAAADAAHDAVRGEPFGVSVTGGVVIDGAKVMRRVRAERDRFVGFVTRGMESIPEQNRLRGYARFIADRLLDVDGHTRIEARAVVIATGASPSIPPMLEGLGSRLVVNDDVFAWDSLPRSVAVFGPGVIGLELGQALSRLGVRVRVFGMSGSLGSLSDPEVKATAKVALSRELALDAEVRVDSLESAHEGVVIRYRDKDGVHVNETFEFVLAATGRTPNVARLALDNTSLALDARGVPLFDPRTLACSGQPVFLAGDANHFRPLLHEAADEGRAAGDNAALWPHCLPLARRAPLSVVFTDPQIMLVGARFAELDPDAVVIGRVDFSDQGRSRVMLVNEGVLRIYADKPSGRFLGAEMIGPGAEHLAHLLAWSVQQKLTLAAMLSMPFYHPVIEEGVRTALRDAERQRQI; encoded by the coding sequence ATGGGAGCAAGACGGGTTGATGTGGCCGTCATCGGCGCCGGAACCGCCGGTCTGGCCGCTTATCGGGCGGCGGTGGCGCGGGGGGCGTCGGCGGTCATTATCGAAGGCGGCGAATACGGAACGACCTGCGCGCGTGTCGGTTGCATGCCGTCCAAGCTGCTGATCGCCGCGGCCGACGCCGCGCACGATGCGGTGCGCGGCGAGCCGTTCGGCGTGAGCGTGACCGGCGGTGTGGTGATCGACGGCGCGAAGGTCATGCGGCGGGTGCGAGCGGAGCGCGACCGCTTTGTCGGTTTTGTCACGCGCGGCATGGAGAGCATTCCGGAGCAGAACCGCTTGCGCGGTTACGCGCGATTCATCGCCGACCGTTTGCTGGATGTGGACGGCCACACCCGGATCGAAGCCCGCGCGGTGGTGATCGCGACCGGGGCGTCGCCTTCGATCCCTCCCATGCTTGAGGGGCTCGGCAGCCGTCTGGTCGTCAATGACGATGTGTTCGCCTGGGACTCCCTGCCGCGCTCCGTGGCCGTGTTCGGTCCCGGCGTCATTGGCCTGGAGCTTGGCCAGGCGCTGAGCCGGCTTGGTGTGCGGGTGCGGGTTTTCGGGATGAGCGGCTCGCTGGGCTCGCTGAGCGACCCGGAGGTGAAAGCCACGGCGAAGGTGGCCTTGTCAAGAGAGCTGGCGCTGGATGCCGAAGTGCGCGTCGACTCGCTCGAATCCGCGCACGAAGGAGTGGTGATCCGCTATCGGGACAAGGATGGCGTGCATGTCAACGAAACCTTCGAGTTTGTGCTGGCGGCCACGGGGCGTACGCCCAATGTCGCTCGTCTTGCGCTGGACAACACGTCGCTCGCGCTTGATGCGCGCGGCGTGCCGCTCTTCGATCCGCGCACGCTGGCCTGTTCCGGTCAGCCGGTGTTTCTTGCCGGTGACGCCAATCATTTCCGTCCGCTGTTGCATGAAGCCGCGGATGAAGGCCGGGCGGCCGGCGACAATGCCGCGCTGTGGCCGCATTGCCTGCCGCTCGCACGCCGTGCGCCGCTGTCCGTGGTGTTCACCGATCCGCAAATCATGCTGGTCGGCGCGCGGTTCGCCGAACTGGATCCGGATGCCGTGGTGATCGGCCGGGTCGATTTTTCCGATCAGGGGCGCAGCCGGGTGATGCTGGTCAACGAAGGGGTGTTGCGTATTTATGCCGACAAACCGTCGGGCCGTTTTCTGGGCGCGGAAATGATCGGGCCGGGGGCCGAGCATCTTGCCCATTTGCTGGCATGGAGCGTTCAGCAGAAATTAACCTTGGCGGCGATGCTGTCCATGCCATTTTATCACCCCGTCATTGAGGAGGGCGTGCGCACCGCGCTTCGCGATGCGGAGCGTCAACGCCAGATCTGA
- a CDS encoding sensor histidine kinase produces the protein MAKRSFTILRFATRLDVIVVILLVPLVLMFAIQRRIADGFDKATLHAFHHEANAGLTVFQHTLRQLHQTLDDLADLYRDGTNTPERRHEIIVRMTDVAGIREVRWIGSPMLRDRSATTVFLRHGQRARSIAPQTERVLQSAIDSRYDDAHFFVVPHWFAPGDESRDDWIVVPLTTLAGQRGMLLVRLDLAALLAPLVSDPSVVFQVTDVTSAHAEKLLYLSRADGLGRYARSAQMEFGGRVFKAAIMPTSVTLNSDKQYLQWAMLLLGIAFSLLMGGFLIALARRSMSAQRAALESARAYRESEARFRIFATSASDWFWEVDRDGRLVYCSEHIQAILGIPRESLLGRPWHTLQAFMVDPERSEGLGRLFTDCEPFRHYGFPCLTVDGAWRYLEISGTPVFDERGDLLVFRGVGTDVTERRMVEEELVRHREHLQEAIEQRTHDLSMAKEAAERANRAKSEFLANMSHELRTPMHGILSFAEMGQIKAANADRDKLRHYFSNIHASGVRLLHLLNDLLDLSKLESGKMQFEMGWFNLATITRACLQAEEGHLERRGLTCRLDAPDEPLMAYFDPVRITQVIGNLLSNAMKFSGEGTTIHVRLARDGGRVALVVEDEGIGIPEAELEAVFDKFVQSSKTHSGAGGTGLGLSICREIVRAHQGFIVARNNPHGRGASLEVSFPVGVAPEKSAAPG, from the coding sequence ATGGCCAAACGATCATTCACGATTTTGCGCTTTGCGACACGCCTCGACGTGATCGTGGTGATTCTGCTCGTGCCGCTGGTCCTGATGTTCGCCATTCAGCGCCGCATCGCCGATGGCTTCGACAAGGCCACGCTGCATGCTTTTCATCATGAAGCCAATGCCGGACTGACGGTTTTCCAGCATACGTTGCGCCAGCTGCACCAGACGCTCGACGATCTGGCCGATTTGTACCGGGACGGCACCAACACTCCAGAACGACGGCATGAAATCATCGTGCGGATGACCGATGTCGCCGGTATCCGCGAAGTGCGCTGGATCGGGTCGCCGATGCTGCGCGACAGGTCGGCCACCACGGTGTTTCTGCGGCACGGGCAACGGGCCCGGAGCATCGCTCCCCAAACAGAACGGGTTTTGCAGTCCGCCATCGACAGCCGCTATGACGATGCGCATTTTTTTGTCGTACCGCACTGGTTCGCTCCCGGCGACGAGTCTCGTGACGACTGGATCGTGGTGCCGCTGACGACGCTGGCCGGGCAGCGCGGCATGCTGCTTGTGCGGCTGGATCTTGCCGCGCTGCTCGCGCCGCTCGTGTCGGATCCCTCCGTTGTGTTCCAGGTCACGGATGTCACGTCCGCCCATGCGGAAAAACTGCTGTACCTCAGCCGCGCGGACGGGCTGGGCCGTTACGCCCGGTCAGCGCAAATGGAGTTCGGCGGACGGGTCTTCAAGGCGGCGATCATGCCGACATCCGTTACCCTGAACAGCGACAAACAGTACCTGCAGTGGGCGATGCTGCTACTGGGCATCGCCTTTTCCTTGTTGATGGGCGGCTTTCTGATCGCGCTGGCGCGCCGCTCGATGTCCGCCCAGCGGGCCGCGCTCGAAAGCGCCCGGGCGTACCGCGAGAGCGAGGCGCGTTTCCGGATCTTTGCCACCAGCGCGTCCGACTGGTTTTGGGAGGTCGACAGGGACGGAAGGCTGGTGTACTGCTCCGAGCACATCCAGGCGATTCTCGGCATTCCCCGCGAATCGCTCCTTGGCCGGCCCTGGCATACCCTGCAGGCGTTCATGGTGGACCCAGAGCGCAGCGAAGGTCTTGGCCGGCTGTTCACGGATTGCGAGCCGTTTCGTCATTACGGATTTCCGTGCCTGACGGTGGACGGCGCTTGGCGTTACCTGGAAATCAGCGGAACGCCGGTGTTCGACGAACGGGGAGACTTGCTGGTGTTCCGGGGGGTGGGCACGGACGTGACTGAGCGGCGGATGGTGGAGGAGGAACTGGTCCGGCATCGGGAACATCTGCAAGAGGCGATCGAGCAGCGTACGCACGACCTGTCGATGGCCAAGGAGGCCGCCGAGCGGGCCAACCGGGCCAAGTCGGAGTTCCTGGCCAATATGTCCCACGAGTTGCGTACTCCGATGCACGGTATTCTGAGCTTCGCCGAAATGGGGCAGATCAAGGCCGCCAACGCCGATCGGGACAAGTTGCGTCATTATTTTTCGAACATCCACGCAAGCGGTGTCCGGCTGCTGCACTTGCTCAACGATCTGCTCGACCTGTCCAAGCTCGAGTCGGGCAAGATGCAGTTCGAAATGGGCTGGTTCAATCTGGCGACGATAACGCGCGCTTGCCTGCAGGCGGAGGAAGGGCATTTGGAACGGCGGGGCCTGACATGCCGGCTCGATGCGCCCGATGAGCCGCTGATGGCGTATTTCGACCCGGTCAGGATCACCCAGGTGATCGGCAATCTGTTGTCGAACGCGATGAAGTTTTCCGGGGAGGGAACCACGATACATGTCCGACTGGCTCGGGATGGGGGGCGGGTCGCGCTTGTCGTGGAAGATGAAGGCATCGGGATCCCCGAGGCCGAACTGGAGGCGGTGTTCGACAAGTTCGTGCAGAGCAGCAAGACCCACAGCGGAGCGGGAGGCACCGGGCTTGGCCTGTCCATTTGCCGGGAAATCGTCCGGGCGCATCAGGGTTTCATCGTCGCGCGCAACAATCCTCACGGGCGCGGAGCCTCTTTGGAAGTGAGTTTTCCGGTGGGGGTCGCCCCGGAAAAGAGCGCCGCCCCCGGATAG
- a CDS encoding 5-carboxymethyl-2-hydroxymuconate Delta-isomerase encodes MPHLTLEYSANLERFDAALALEHINRDLAASGHFEEADIKSRARKTDTFAIGTRRAGRAFVHAKLAILTGRDIETRRALSACVLNALQSRVPAHPGLDIQVCAEIVDIERDSYAKTVVTG; translated from the coding sequence ATGCCACACCTGACACTGGAATATTCCGCCAACCTCGAGCGATTCGACGCGGCCCTCGCGCTGGAACACATCAACCGGGATCTTGCCGCCAGCGGCCATTTCGAGGAGGCCGACATCAAAAGCCGGGCCAGGAAAACGGATACGTTCGCGATCGGAACCCGCCGCGCGGGCAGGGCTTTTGTCCATGCGAAGCTGGCGATACTGACGGGCCGCGACATCGAAACCCGCCGCGCGCTGTCGGCGTGCGTGCTGAACGCCCTGCAATCCCGCGTACCGGCGCACCCCGGACTGGACATCCAGGTGTGCGCGGAAATCGTCGACATCGAGCGGGACAGCTACGCCAAAACCGTCGTCACCGGCTAG